The Chitinibacter bivalviorum genomic interval GGCCGGGCAACCCAGACCTGCTCACTTTCCGCGCGCTGCGTCTGATGCAGCAAGCCGATGTGGTCGTTTACGATAATCTGGTGTCCAAAGAAATCATGGAGCTGGTACGCCGCGATGCCGAGCGTATTTACGTTGGCAAAAAATCAAGCAATCACGCGCTGCCGCAGGAAGAAATCAATTTGTTGCTGGTGCGTCTGGCGCAGGAAGGCAAAAAAGTACTGCGCCTCAAAGGCGGCGATCCTTTCATTTTTGGTCGTGGTGGCGAAGAAATTGCCGAGCTGGCGGCGGCCGAGATTGCGTTTGAAGTCGTTCCCGGCATCACCTCGGCGGCTGGCGCATCGTGCTACGCGGGTATTCCGCTAACGCACCGCGATTACGCGCAATCGGTCACCTTTGTGACCGGTCATCGCCGCGCGACCGAGAGCGACGCCGATAAACTCGAGCTCGATTGGCCACGTTTGGTCAATCCGAGCGAAACGGTGGTCGTGTATATGGGCGTTGCGCAAGCCGGGTATATTGCTGAGCAGCTTATTGGACATGGTCGATCAGCCGATACCCCCGTTGCCATTATCGAGCGCGCCACAACCGCGCAGCAACGCGTTGTGATTGCCAACCTGAGCAATCTGGCCGAGCAAATCAGCGCCGCACACATCAAACCGCCTGCCTTACTGATTATTGGTGACGTAGTGAAACTGCACGAGCAACTGAACTGGCGACACTAATCTGCTAGCTCAAGCGCTGGCGGTGAAAATCGCCAGCGCAGCAATGCGGGAAATACCACAGCAGGCACCGCTAGCCAATATGCGGCGGCGCAATGCACAATCTGGCATTGCCGCCACCAAAGCTCGCCATGAATCTCGCCAATGCCTGCCGTTTGATCTTGCTCGCCGCCATCTGGGGCGCATCGTTTTTATTTATGCGCATCGCCGTACCCAGTCTGGGGCC includes:
- the cysG gene encoding siroheme synthase CysG, whose amino-acid sequence is MDYFPLFINLKQQPCMIVGGGDIAVRKMRLLAAAGADITVVSPELCDEMREMVKHGKVHWRPTEFSLSHIAGQRLVIAATDHASVNQAVFVACEAAGILVNSVDDPAHSRFITPAIVDRAPLTIALSTGGGVPVLARHLRAQLEAMIPHGWGDLAKLGSDLRGLAKEKLPDTAARREFWENVLAGPIPDQVFSGQVETARIALTEALEKGQQPIRGAVYLVGSGPGNPDLLTFRALRLMQQADVVVYDNLVSKEIMELVRRDAERIYVGKKSSNHALPQEEINLLLVRLAQEGKKVLRLKGGDPFIFGRGGEEIAELAAAEIAFEVVPGITSAAGASCYAGIPLTHRDYAQSVTFVTGHRRATESDADKLELDWPRLVNPSETVVVYMGVAQAGYIAEQLIGHGRSADTPVAIIERATTAQQRVVIANLSNLAEQISAAHIKPPALLIIGDVVKLHEQLNWRH